A section of the Candidatus Atribacteria bacterium genome encodes:
- a CDS encoding CBS domain-containing protein, protein MKIKEVMIPDLTSVSANTPIKEAVKIMSQQRMVGLPVVDNDQNVIGIITESDIAKACLPGYYKELQNPSFIPDFDQFSRQAKKIAHLAVKEFMTTIVYSVEEDTSRTQAADLLFRKDLRIVPVVRAGKLVGILTPSCLCKYAMEEG, encoded by the coding sequence TTGAAAATAAAAGAAGTTATGATCCCAGACCTAACTTCCGTATCGGCTAATACCCCGATAAAAGAAGCCGTAAAGATCATGAGCCAACAGCGTATGGTAGGGCTACCCGTTGTAGATAACGATCAAAATGTCATTGGAATAATTACGGAAAGCGATATTGCCAAAGCCTGTTTACCCGGCTATTATAAAGAATTGCAAAATCCGTCTTTTATCCCTGATTTTGATCAATTTTCCCGGCAAGCTAAAAAAATTGCTCATTTAGCGGTAAAAGAATTTATGACTACTATAGTCTATTCGGTAGAAGAAGATACCAGCAGGACGCAGGCAGCAGATCTGTTATTCAGAAAAGATCTGAGAATCGTCCCGGTAGTAAGAGCGGGAAAATTAGTAGGAATACTCACTCCCTCTTGTCTATGTAAATATGCTATGGAAGAAGGTTAG
- a CDS encoding HAD family hydrolase: MIKKIGNYKHIIWDWNGTLINDAWLAVEVMNKMLKKRHLPRIDSKKYREIFDFPVTKYYLKLGYDFSQESFERLSDEFISEYYRCFNKCELFDEVEEVLKKIKERGISQSILSASKEDVLKEKIKHYGIDKYFDRIIGLENHYAESKIEKGKKWIDQLNLHPQEVLLIGDTIHDYDVARCMGCDCLLVANGHQNYERLADQAGVEVISSLKEITINTLKKDRPKIE, encoded by the coding sequence ATGATAAAAAAAATAGGCAATTATAAACATATTATCTGGGACTGGAACGGGACCTTAATCAATGATGCATGGTTAGCGGTAGAAGTAATGAACAAGATGTTAAAAAAACGCCATTTGCCCAGGATTGATTCAAAAAAATATAGGGAGATATTTGATTTCCCGGTAACAAAGTATTATTTAAAGCTCGGTTATGATTTTTCCCAGGAATCATTTGAGCGGCTTAGTGATGAATTTATCAGTGAATATTACCGGTGTTTTAATAAGTGTGAACTGTTTGATGAAGTAGAAGAGGTGCTGAAAAAGATAAAGGAGAGAGGAATATCTCAATCAATTTTATCTGCTTCAAAAGAAGACGTCCTGAAAGAAAAAATTAAACATTATGGCATAGATAAGTATTTTGATAGGATAATAGGCTTAGAAAACCACTATGCCGAAAGTAAAATCGAAAAAGGGAAAAAGTGGATAGACCAGCTAAATTTACATCCTCAAGAGGTACTTTTGATAGGGGATACTATCCACGATTACGATGTTGCCAGATGTATGGGCTGTGATTGTCTGCTGGTTGCCAACGGACATCAAAACTATGAGAGGCTTGCCGACCAGGCAGGCGTTGAGGTTATCAGCTCATTAAAAGAGATTACCATAAATACCTTAAAAAAAGATAGGCCGAAGATAGAATAA